In a single window of the Limnohabitans sp. 2KL-27 genome:
- the rnhB gene encoding ribonuclease HII has translation MRSKKSLLLEQTTLNWETHGLVAGVDEAGRGPLAGPVVAAAVILDDLNPIRGLNDSKKLTAKRREALFDEIRARALCFAIAEASVQEIDQINILQATLLAMKRAVEALRLPPKLVRVDGNRLPTLSIRAEAIVQGDALVPAISAASILAKVHRDRLCDAMHERYPLYGFDQHKGYGTAQHLAALRAHGPAACHRMTFAPVARSVR, from the coding sequence ATGCGATCCAAAAAGTCCTTGCTGCTTGAGCAAACAACCTTGAACTGGGAGACCCATGGCCTGGTGGCCGGGGTGGACGAGGCCGGGCGCGGACCCTTGGCGGGCCCCGTGGTGGCCGCCGCTGTGATCTTGGACGATTTGAACCCCATTCGCGGGTTGAACGATTCCAAAAAACTCACGGCCAAGCGCCGCGAGGCCTTGTTTGACGAGATCCGGGCGCGAGCCCTGTGTTTTGCGATTGCGGAGGCGAGCGTGCAGGAAATTGACCAAATCAACATCCTGCAAGCCACACTGCTGGCCATGAAACGGGCGGTAGAGGCTTTGCGTTTGCCGCCCAAGTTGGTCAGGGTCGATGGCAACCGCTTGCCCACCTTGTCCATTCGTGCCGAAGCCATCGTTCAAGGCGATGCTTTGGTGCCTGCCATCTCGGCGGCTTCCATTTTGGCCAAGGTACACCGTGACCGCTTGTGCGACGCGATGCACGAGCGGTACCCTTTGTACGGTTTTGACCAGCATAAGGGCTATGGCACAGCGCAGCATTTGGCCGCATTGCGAGCGCATGGCCCGGCCGCCTGTCACCGCATGACATTTGCCCCGGTGGCCAGGAGTGTGCGATGA
- a CDS encoding RNA methyltransferase, with amino-acid sequence MKSISSRDNPQLKIWRRLAQDSTAYRKSGQFWLEGDHLCRAALERGVHPLQVVLSESFQAEQGGQWLGLTDQVFVVPDALFASLSGLESPARMGFVVPWQAAHQVLPDAATVVLDRLQDAGNVGAILRCASAFGYRQVLAIKGTAALWSPKVLRAGMGAHWGLHLVEALSEADVAALQVPLLTTSSHEGPFLHALLQARELPQICAWVFGHEGQGVSPGLMAMAQYPVRIAQPGGEESLNVATAAAICLHASATAGP; translated from the coding sequence ATGAAATCGATCAGCTCGCGGGACAATCCGCAGCTCAAAATTTGGCGGCGTTTGGCTCAGGACAGCACGGCTTACCGCAAGTCGGGGCAGTTCTGGTTGGAAGGCGATCACCTGTGCCGAGCTGCCTTGGAGCGTGGTGTGCATCCGCTGCAGGTGGTATTGAGCGAGTCATTTCAAGCCGAGCAGGGTGGCCAATGGCTGGGGCTGACCGATCAGGTGTTTGTGGTGCCCGATGCCTTGTTTGCCAGCCTCAGTGGCTTGGAGTCTCCGGCCCGCATGGGTTTTGTGGTGCCGTGGCAGGCTGCCCATCAGGTGCTGCCCGATGCGGCCACCGTGGTGCTGGACCGTTTGCAGGACGCGGGCAATGTCGGTGCCATCTTGCGCTGTGCGTCGGCTTTCGGTTACCGCCAGGTGCTGGCCATCAAGGGCACAGCAGCCTTGTGGTCACCGAAGGTGCTGCGAGCGGGCATGGGGGCGCATTGGGGTCTGCACCTGGTCGAAGCGCTCAGCGAGGCCGATGTGGCTGCTTTGCAGGTGCCCTTGCTCACCACCAGCTCCCACGAGGGGCCTTTTTTGCATGCCTTGTTGCAAGCGCGGGAGTTGCCCCAAATTTGTGCATGGGTCTTCGGGCACGAAGGGCAGGGGGTTAGCCCTGGCTTGATGGCCATGGCTCAGTATCCGGTTCGCATTGCCCAGCCTGGCGGTGAAGAATCCCTCAATGTGGCCACGGCAGCGGCCATTTGCCTGCACGCCAGCGCCACCGCAGGACCTTGA
- the carA gene encoding glutamine-hydrolyzing carbamoyl-phosphate synthase small subunit has product MLLSLQGTFPPAILALADGTVFIGNSIGATGSTVGEVVFNTSLTGYQEILTDPSYCQQIVTLTYPHIGNYGVNVEDIESDKVHAAGLIIKDLPLVASNFRSSQNLSSYLVEAGTVAIANIDTRQLTRILRTQGAQNGAIVGLAKGQVVTQALIDQAIAAAKSAPRMAGLDLAQKVTVARPYDWTQTEWQLGNGYGTLTSPKFHVVAYDFGVKKNILRMLAERGCKVTVVPAKTSAADVLKHQPDGIFLSNGPGDPQPCDYAIAAAAELIETGIPTFGICLGHQIMALASGAKTFKMKFGHHGANHPVKDLDSGRVSITSQNHGFAVDEKSLPANLRATHVSLFDGTLQGLARTDKPAFCFQGHPEASPGPHDIAYLFDRFINLMETK; this is encoded by the coding sequence GTGCTTTTGTCTCTTCAGGGAACCTTCCCGCCCGCCATTTTGGCGCTTGCAGACGGCACGGTCTTTATCGGCAATTCGATCGGAGCCACCGGCTCTACCGTCGGCGAAGTGGTGTTCAACACCTCGCTCACCGGTTACCAAGAAATCCTCACCGACCCCAGTTATTGCCAGCAGATCGTCACTTTGACGTACCCGCACATCGGCAACTACGGCGTCAACGTGGAAGACATCGAATCCGACAAAGTCCATGCCGCTGGTCTGATCATCAAAGACTTGCCTTTGGTGGCGAGCAATTTCCGCTCCAGCCAAAATCTGTCGTCCTACCTTGTTGAAGCCGGCACCGTTGCCATCGCCAACATCGACACCCGCCAACTCACCCGCATCTTGCGCACCCAGGGTGCCCAAAACGGTGCCATTGTGGGTTTGGCCAAAGGCCAAGTTGTTACCCAAGCGCTCATTGACCAAGCAATTGCCGCAGCAAAGTCGGCCCCCCGCATGGCGGGCCTCGATTTGGCGCAGAAAGTCACTGTGGCCCGTCCTTACGACTGGACCCAAACCGAGTGGCAACTGGGTAATGGCTATGGCACCCTGACAAGCCCCAAGTTCCATGTGGTGGCCTATGACTTTGGCGTGAAGAAAAACATCTTGCGCATGCTGGCTGAACGCGGCTGCAAAGTCACGGTGGTCCCCGCCAAAACTTCTGCTGCGGATGTCCTCAAACACCAGCCCGATGGCATCTTTTTGTCGAACGGCCCTGGCGACCCACAGCCTTGCGACTACGCCATTGCGGCGGCAGCCGAGTTGATCGAGACGGGTATCCCCACTTTTGGAATTTGCCTGGGTCACCAGATCATGGCCCTGGCCAGCGGTGCCAAAACCTTCAAGATGAAGTTTGGCCACCATGGCGCGAACCATCCCGTGAAAGACCTCGACTCCGGTCGCGTGTCCATCACCAGCCAGAACCACGGTTTTGCGGTGGACGAAAAGTCCTTGCCCGCCAACTTGCGTGCCACGCACGTGTCCTTGTTTGACGGCACCTTGCAGGGGCTGGCCCGCACCGACAAGCCCGCGTTTTGCTTCCAGGGACACCCTGAAGCGTCGCCCGGCCCACACGACATTGCTTACCTCTT